One Candidatus Polarisedimenticolaceae bacterium DNA segment encodes these proteins:
- a CDS encoding RluA family pseudouridine synthase — protein MSASERRLRFLCPPDAKGLTVAKALHDAAGLSHADAKGIVASGLARVNGTTTTRADHRLSPGDVVEASWDPARRYKAPRAAALKGPGFRVVHEDDDVAVVEKAPGVLTVPAPTDKGISLLERLEHHYRKRGLKGISLEAVHRIDRYTSGLVAFARHGAARAALRSEFARGRPERVYLAVVEGRLDKDRGRLEHRLAENPKSLKVHTVPEGAEGRDAACTYRVLERFTDATLVEVRLETGRRNQIRVQFAAVGHPLVGDVAYGRPSPRIARVALHAYRLGFASPSGKSLVFQSEPPRDFRELLAALRRPPDEPVRPRRAPARRYR, from the coding sequence GTGAGCGCATCCGAACGACGCCTGCGGTTCCTCTGCCCCCCGGATGCGAAGGGGCTGACCGTCGCGAAGGCGTTGCACGACGCGGCGGGGCTGAGCCACGCCGACGCCAAGGGGATCGTCGCCTCGGGGCTCGCCCGCGTGAACGGGACCACGACGACCCGCGCCGACCACCGGCTGTCTCCGGGGGACGTCGTCGAAGCGTCGTGGGACCCGGCGCGTCGCTACAAGGCCCCTCGCGCCGCCGCGCTCAAGGGACCGGGGTTCCGCGTGGTCCACGAGGACGACGACGTGGCCGTCGTGGAGAAAGCCCCGGGCGTTCTCACGGTTCCGGCCCCCACGGACAAGGGCATCTCCCTGCTCGAGCGGCTCGAGCACCACTACCGCAAGCGTGGCTTGAAGGGAATCTCGCTCGAGGCGGTGCACCGGATCGATCGCTACACCTCGGGGCTCGTCGCCTTCGCCCGTCACGGGGCCGCCCGTGCCGCGCTCCGCTCGGAGTTCGCCCGCGGGCGCCCCGAGCGCGTCTATCTTGCGGTGGTCGAGGGGCGGCTCGACAAGGACCGCGGGCGCCTCGAGCACCGGCTTGCGGAGAACCCGAAGAGCCTGAAGGTGCACACGGTTCCCGAAGGGGCCGAGGGACGCGACGCCGCCTGCACGTATCGCGTCCTCGAACGATTCACGGACGCCACGCTCGTCGAAGTGCGCCTGGAGACCGGCCGGCGCAACCAGATCCGCGTGCAGTTCGCGGCGGTGGGGCACCCGCTCGTCGGGGACGTCGCCTACGGCCGTCCTTCCCCGCGGATCGCGCGGGTGGCGCTTCATGCGTATCGGCTCGGCTTCGCGAGCCCTTCGGGGAAGTCGCTCGTCTTCCAGTCGGAGCCGCCACGGGACTTCCGCGAGCTCCTCGCCGCGCTGCGCCGCCCGCCGGACGAGCCGGTCAGGCCCCGACGAGCACCAGCACGCCGGTATAGGTGA
- a CDS encoding polymer-forming cytoskeletal protein: protein MRNSPFRTVMPIALLLCSWSALPAQESAPPPPTPPVAAVPEVPEVPDVPNLEGDGIWQVPKGKVHEGRAVKFVQAVSIDGTLDGSLWAFSKDTRVAGKVTGNLQATGERAVISGEVGEDTRLIVADARIDGIVRGDLTFAGGKIVIGPKARVEGDAVLTGQEVEILGTIVGETKVAGGVLRFSGVIENDARVDVDEFIVDPGARIDGDLGFAARKATDLRGTGVVKGSLHEDGREIVEAPAVTQSPIVIHPRSGRSSSREDDDGTGLTFFLVFYVVLLALGSALVALGRRLVPNLVTNLRDEPLQCVGVGFLAWLSPFAAIFVAILIVTIPLVIAYWFLFFAMVPFTYVPVSAWVGDLIFRRLGRENASRYTQFAGGLAVWWLAVQVPVLGVMVLVATFLAGPGTVVISTRNWWVQRKRNKSQPSAPPPDAAPATV, encoded by the coding sequence ATGAGAAACAGCCCGTTCCGGACCGTGATGCCGATCGCCCTCCTCCTGTGCTCCTGGTCCGCGCTTCCGGCGCAGGAGTCGGCTCCGCCCCCTCCCACCCCGCCGGTGGCGGCGGTCCCGGAAGTGCCGGAAGTCCCCGACGTCCCGAACCTCGAGGGCGACGGGATCTGGCAGGTCCCGAAGGGAAAGGTCCACGAGGGACGCGCGGTCAAGTTCGTTCAGGCGGTTTCGATCGACGGCACCCTCGACGGAAGCCTGTGGGCGTTCTCCAAGGACACCCGCGTCGCCGGCAAGGTGACCGGCAACCTCCAGGCCACCGGCGAGCGCGCGGTGATCTCCGGCGAGGTCGGCGAGGACACCCGCCTGATCGTGGCGGACGCCCGTATCGACGGCATCGTCCGCGGCGACCTGACCTTCGCCGGCGGGAAGATCGTGATCGGTCCGAAGGCGCGCGTCGAAGGGGACGCGGTGCTGACCGGCCAGGAAGTCGAGATCCTCGGCACCATCGTGGGCGAGACGAAGGTCGCCGGCGGCGTGCTGCGTTTCTCCGGCGTGATCGAGAACGACGCGCGCGTGGACGTCGACGAGTTCATCGTCGACCCCGGCGCGCGTATCGACGGCGACCTCGGCTTCGCCGCGCGCAAGGCGACGGACCTGCGCGGCACGGGAGTCGTGAAGGGGAGCCTCCACGAGGACGGTCGCGAGATCGTCGAGGCTCCTGCCGTGACCCAGTCCCCGATCGTGATCCACCCGCGCTCGGGCCGGTCCTCCTCCAGGGAGGACGACGACGGCACGGGGCTCACGTTCTTCCTCGTCTTCTACGTCGTCCTCCTGGCGCTGGGCAGCGCCCTCGTCGCCCTCGGCCGGCGTCTGGTCCCGAACCTCGTCACGAACCTGCGCGACGAGCCCCTGCAGTGCGTCGGGGTAGGATTCCTCGCGTGGCTCTCCCCCTTCGCCGCCATCTTCGTCGCGATCCTGATCGTGACGATCCCGCTCGTCATCGCGTACTGGTTCCTGTTCTTCGCGATGGTGCCGTTCACCTACGTGCCGGTCTCGGCCTGGGTGGGCGATCTGATCTTTCGCCGCCTGGGGCGCGAGAACGCCTCGCGCTACACGCAGTTCGCCGGGGGACTGGCGGTGTGGTGGCTGGCGGTACAGGTCCCGGTCCTGGGCGTGATGGTGCTGGTGGCGACGTTCCTCGCGGGCCCCGGGACGGTCGTGATCTCCACGCGCAACTGGTGGGTCCAGCGCAAGCGCAACAAGTCGCAACCGTCGGCGCCGCCTCCCGACGCGGCTCCCGCCACCGTCTGA
- a CDS encoding VCBS repeat-containing protein — protein sequence MIAAILLAAAPAWTEVPGASILEAQVEGTIVAWLPTEAADGRREIVLVVRQDPGGEQRLLRLSLDPARPGVSPLAAPPLPREATVLAPRLGAGTATTLVASREGAIDRLDPTETPRWVPWITDPALRTNRGIRFDRALDGAPLVLAAGPGSLVAWRVDASGTTRLPEAAIPVEVRRASNGLNVVSLPLVAIAGRLVTPPVAVGLERVRIYAADATAWPPAFETCWGRLPSPERVLDSAIVTLDGEPHAVVTTMDATKLEVFGEKRLRVFPLRSDRTRAGVEARLASETDMNLWQPATFVTRDLNGDGRDDLAIAYWKGLRSVKAAVEVRLADGAGGFGPARRTEVGLDEDSPGWLGFDRDLDGDAVPDLALVAGARLKAFRGRATADGRRVVEPRPYLDVPAGDPGGGGGFSISIGASGVDGGPVGGGTGVRVEDIDGDAAPEVIVASGSTIRIIAPKRAP from the coding sequence ATGATCGCGGCGATCCTCCTGGCGGCGGCGCCGGCGTGGACGGAGGTCCCGGGCGCGTCGATCCTCGAAGCGCAAGTCGAGGGAACGATCGTCGCGTGGCTTCCGACCGAAGCGGCCGACGGCCGTCGCGAGATCGTCCTCGTCGTCCGCCAGGATCCCGGCGGAGAGCAGCGGCTGCTCCGCCTCTCCCTCGACCCTGCGCGGCCGGGAGTGTCTCCGCTGGCGGCGCCTCCCCTTCCCCGGGAGGCGACGGTCCTCGCGCCGCGCCTTGGCGCCGGGACGGCCACGACCCTCGTCGCCTCGCGCGAAGGGGCGATCGACCGCCTCGACCCGACCGAGACCCCGCGATGGGTGCCGTGGATCACCGACCCGGCGCTGCGCACGAACCGAGGGATCCGGTTCGACCGCGCACTCGACGGCGCGCCGCTCGTCCTCGCCGCCGGACCGGGATCGCTCGTCGCCTGGCGGGTGGACGCGTCCGGGACGACCCGGCTCCCCGAGGCGGCCATCCCGGTGGAGGTGCGCCGCGCATCCAACGGCCTCAACGTCGTCTCCCTCCCCCTTGTCGCGATCGCCGGCCGCCTGGTGACCCCCCCCGTCGCGGTGGGCCTCGAGCGCGTGAGGATCTACGCCGCCGACGCGACGGCCTGGCCGCCCGCCTTCGAGACCTGCTGGGGCCGGCTCCCTTCCCCCGAGCGCGTGCTCGACAGCGCGATCGTGACGCTCGACGGCGAACCGCACGCCGTCGTCACGACGATGGACGCGACGAAGCTCGAGGTATTCGGGGAGAAACGCCTTCGCGTCTTCCCGCTCCGCTCCGACCGCACGCGGGCCGGCGTCGAGGCGCGCCTGGCCTCCGAGACGGACATGAACCTCTGGCAGCCGGCGACGTTCGTGACCCGCGACCTGAACGGCGACGGACGGGACGACCTCGCGATCGCCTACTGGAAGGGCCTTCGATCGGTGAAGGCGGCGGTCGAGGTCCGGCTCGCGGACGGCGCGGGGGGGTTCGGGCCGGCGCGCCGCACGGAGGTCGGCCTCGACGAGGATTCCCCCGGATGGCTCGGTTTCGATCGGGACCTGGACGGCGACGCCGTGCCCGACCTCGCGCTCGTCGCCGGTGCGCGCCTCAAGGCGTTTCGCGGGCGCGCCACCGCCGACGGCCGGCGCGTCGTCGAGCCGAGGCCGTACCTGGACGTGCCGGCGGGCGATCCCGGGGGCGGCGGCGGGTTCTCGATCTCGATCGGAGCGTCGGGGGTGGACGGAGGACCGGTCGGCGGGGGCACCGGCGTCCGGGTGGAGGACATCGACGGCGACGCGGCCCCCGAGGTGATCGTGGCCTCCGGATCGACGATCCGGATCATCGCTCCGAAACGTGCCCCGTGA
- a CDS encoding DMT family transporter, which yields MNRRSTWLFALVPVFLWGTSFAAAKIALAAFSPVTITFGRAALAMAAIAIAAPLLPVRSDRPARGDGPTLLLLALMGVVAQTWLQSQALLWTTVQNSGWLVTMIPLFTAVLSAAFLGERFPLAKIAGTAVGLSGALIVVASRGASLALPATRGDLLILASALNWAVYTLVARRLLARRSPIAITLRTLAIGTPLLAGAFLLLGDPGEFVRAGAGAWAALVYLGVGCTAAGWICWATALERLEPGTLTSFQYLQPLVTVASAALLLGESIRLHAILGGALALAGVALVQRAAGRA from the coding sequence GTGAACCGTCGGTCGACGTGGCTGTTCGCCCTGGTCCCCGTCTTCCTCTGGGGAACGTCGTTCGCCGCGGCCAAGATCGCCCTCGCCGCCTTCAGCCCCGTCACGATCACCTTCGGGCGCGCGGCGCTCGCCATGGCGGCGATCGCGATCGCCGCGCCCCTGCTCCCCGTGCGGTCGGACCGTCCGGCGCGCGGCGACGGGCCGACGCTCCTGCTGCTCGCCCTGATGGGGGTCGTGGCGCAGACCTGGCTGCAGTCGCAGGCCCTGCTCTGGACGACGGTGCAGAACTCCGGGTGGCTCGTCACGATGATCCCGCTGTTCACGGCGGTGCTCTCCGCCGCGTTCCTCGGGGAGCGTTTCCCGCTCGCCAAGATCGCGGGGACGGCCGTCGGCCTCTCCGGGGCCTTGATCGTCGTCGCCTCGCGGGGGGCCTCCCTCGCCCTTCCGGCGACGCGCGGGGATCTGCTGATCCTCGCTTCCGCGCTCAACTGGGCGGTCTACACCCTCGTCGCCCGGCGTCTGCTGGCGCGTCGCTCGCCGATCGCGATCACCCTTCGCACCCTCGCGATCGGGACGCCGCTGCTGGCGGGTGCGTTCCTGCTTCTCGGCGACCCCGGCGAGTTCGTCCGCGCGGGCGCCGGCGCCTGGGCGGCGCTCGTCTATCTCGGTGTCGGCTGCACCGCCGCGGGGTGGATCTGCTGGGCCACCGCCCTCGAGCGACTCGAGCCCGGGACGCTGACCTCGTTCCAGTACCTGCAGCCGCTGGTCACCGTCGCCTCCGCGGCGCTCTTGCTGGGCGAGTCGATCCGACTTCACGCGATCCTGGGGGGCGCCCTGGCCCTTGCGGGAGTCGCCCTCGTCCAACGCGCCGCAGGTCGCGCATAA
- a CDS encoding LOG family protein has product MVDKAYKNMEFLSSREARTLRILSEYLEPQARFARYGVKDTVVFFGSARTLPPDEAREQLERTRESGDPSATAAAERAVKLSRYYEDARVLARRMTEWSKGLSRTTRRFIVCSGGGPGIMEAANRGASEAAGISIGLGISLPNEPTMNRFITRELGFEFHYFFMRKFWFVYLAKALVVFPGGFGTMDELFELLTLVQTGKSAKRMPIVLYGREFWNDVLHLDALVAWGTISPGDLGLFRVVDSVDEAFDHLSSQLSGLYLESEPPEPPASGLRDA; this is encoded by the coding sequence ATGGTGGACAAGGCATACAAGAACATGGAGTTCCTGAGCAGCCGCGAGGCGCGGACCTTGCGGATCCTCAGCGAGTACCTCGAGCCGCAGGCGCGATTCGCGCGTTACGGCGTCAAGGACACGGTCGTCTTCTTCGGCTCGGCGCGGACGCTTCCTCCGGATGAGGCACGCGAGCAACTCGAGAGGACACGCGAGTCCGGCGATCCCTCGGCCACGGCCGCCGCCGAGCGCGCCGTCAAGCTGTCCCGGTACTACGAAGACGCGCGGGTGCTCGCGCGCCGGATGACCGAGTGGTCGAAGGGACTGTCGCGGACGACCCGGCGCTTCATCGTTTGCTCGGGCGGCGGCCCGGGGATCATGGAGGCGGCGAACCGCGGCGCGTCGGAAGCCGCGGGGATCTCGATCGGCCTGGGCATCAGTCTGCCCAACGAACCGACGATGAACCGCTTCATCACGCGCGAGCTCGGCTTCGAGTTCCACTACTTCTTCATGCGGAAGTTCTGGTTCGTCTACCTCGCCAAGGCACTCGTGGTGTTTCCGGGCGGCTTCGGGACGATGGACGAGTTGTTCGAGCTGCTCACCCTCGTCCAGACCGGAAAGAGCGCCAAACGCATGCCGATCGTCCTCTACGGGCGGGAGTTCTGGAACGACGTGCTGCACCTCGACGCCCTCGTCGCGTGGGGGACGATCTCCCCCGGCGACCTCGGGCTGTTCCGCGTGGTGGACTCGGTCGACGAGGCCTTCGATCACCTCAGCTCGCAGCTGTCCGGGCTCTACCTCGAGTCCGAGCCCCCGGAGCCTCCGGCCTCCGGATTGCGGGACGCGTGA
- a CDS encoding sodium:proton antiporter, which yields MSSVLAAAGGSGVELGQILPIWSAIPFVGMLLSIALGPLLFPRFWHHHYPKIAIGWGLLLAVPFVVAYRGRAGYEILHILLADYLPFVLILFGLYTVAGGIVVRGRFAGTPAFNTAYLAFGALLASWIGTTGASMLLIRPLLRANEVRRHKVHVVVFFIFLVSNIGGCLTPLGDPPLFLGFLRGVPFFWTLFMTPLFAFVGGLTLAAFLVVDLLLYRKERREGGIAQVPIEESAAHARFRVDGLHNLVFLAGIVGAVLLSGIWDAGELDVLGVHLSVSGLVRDAVILAMAVASLRTTRKELREANGFTWEPMREVAILFLGIFTTIIPALAILRAGESGPLGALLKLVETPAHYFWATGTLSSFLDNAPTYLAFLTLEIGRIYPGVPEAQAIARLVLEHPYGLEAVSAGAVFMGANTYIGNAPNFMVKSIAEESGVEMPSFFGYILRWTLPILIPIFAIATWVFFS from the coding sequence ATGTCGTCCGTCCTGGCTGCCGCGGGCGGTTCCGGTGTCGAGCTCGGACAGATTCTGCCGATTTGGAGCGCCATCCCATTCGTCGGCATGCTCCTTTCGATCGCGCTCGGGCCGCTGCTGTTCCCCCGGTTCTGGCACCACCACTACCCGAAGATCGCCATCGGTTGGGGATTGCTCCTCGCGGTTCCCTTCGTGGTCGCCTATCGCGGCCGTGCGGGGTACGAGATCCTGCACATCCTGCTGGCGGACTACCTGCCGTTCGTCCTGATCCTCTTCGGCCTGTACACCGTGGCCGGCGGGATCGTGGTCCGGGGACGATTCGCCGGGACCCCGGCCTTCAACACGGCCTACCTCGCCTTCGGCGCCCTGCTCGCCTCGTGGATCGGCACCACCGGCGCGTCGATGCTCCTGATCCGGCCGTTGCTGCGGGCCAACGAGGTACGGCGCCACAAGGTCCACGTGGTCGTCTTCTTCATCTTCCTCGTGTCGAACATCGGCGGTTGTCTCACCCCCCTCGGCGACCCTCCGTTATTCCTGGGGTTCCTGCGCGGCGTGCCGTTCTTCTGGACATTGTTCATGACCCCGCTGTTCGCCTTCGTGGGGGGGCTGACCCTCGCCGCGTTCCTCGTCGTCGACCTCCTCCTGTACCGCAAGGAGCGGCGCGAAGGGGGGATCGCGCAGGTCCCGATCGAGGAGTCGGCGGCCCACGCCCGTTTCCGCGTCGACGGCCTGCACAACCTCGTCTTCCTCGCGGGGATCGTCGGCGCGGTCCTGCTGTCGGGGATCTGGGATGCCGGGGAGTTGGACGTCCTCGGCGTGCACCTGTCGGTGTCGGGACTCGTTCGCGACGCCGTCATTCTCGCGATGGCCGTGGCGTCGCTCCGGACGACGCGAAAGGAGCTGCGCGAGGCGAACGGGTTCACATGGGAACCCATGCGCGAGGTCGCGATCCTCTTCCTGGGGATCTTCACGACGATCATCCCGGCCCTCGCGATCCTTCGGGCGGGGGAATCGGGTCCGCTCGGAGCCCTCCTGAAGCTCGTCGAGACGCCGGCACACTACTTCTGGGCGACGGGGACGTTGTCGTCGTTCCTCGACAACGCACCGACCTACCTCGCGTTCCTCACGCTGGAGATCGGGCGCATCTACCCCGGAGTTCCTGAGGCCCAGGCGATCGCCCGCCTCGTGCTGGAGCATCCCTACGGGCTCGAGGCGGTCTCCGCGGGGGCGGTCTTCATGGGGGCGAACACGTACATCGGCAACGCGCCGAACTTCATGGTGAAGTCGATCGCCGAGGAGTCGGGCGTGGAGATGCCCTCGTTCTTCGGTTACATCCTCCGCTGGACCCTTCCGATCCTGATCCCGATCTTCGCGATCGCGACCTGGGTGTTCTTCTCGTGA
- a CDS encoding FG-GAP-like repeat-containing protein — protein sequence MALLSVDLDGDARRDLVVVLAFTSWGQISSDRVEAAVSITEIVPAVFERREARAFLAREGGYVPAAPPFDLGIDVHAAAAGPPGTGVVLLGDGGVDALRYVAEPEPRLERTPLLRAAGVFDGSRELLPGLRFVSDLDADDVPDLVFPGAEGLEIHRGGNGGFGSAPAFRALLPGDRARDQGTLVRFYPLPDFEDVDGDRRLDLVLRGTGLDGRPSLHVARGLGECRFGSLAPIDLAGAQLRQPAPPATRPRDRKEERPRPEGRNLAHFGDLDGDGRAEVVTAEAIDTDRGDLKQAKEPRFRYRIHRVRDGKVDGTPAAEFTAAGWTGDGEEFGGGPSFRDLDGDSRKDLVAVRLDFSLFQAVRVLTSKRISIELDFGVWSQGPGLAFREVKGLDLSEKLTFDLNDLRLGRIAQFAGDFDGDGRIDFVHLGRGSTVTVHRGRDGATYPARPDVEIRLDGPIEDLALVRIADLDGDGRDDLAVTRLLEASDAVASTPARLELRLSGGAR from the coding sequence GTGGCGTTGCTCTCCGTCGATCTCGACGGCGACGCGCGGCGGGACCTCGTCGTCGTCCTGGCGTTCACCTCCTGGGGGCAGATCTCCTCGGATCGGGTCGAGGCGGCCGTCTCCATCACCGAGATCGTCCCGGCGGTGTTCGAGCGACGGGAGGCCCGGGCGTTCCTCGCACGCGAGGGGGGGTACGTCCCCGCGGCGCCCCCCTTCGATCTCGGCATCGACGTGCACGCGGCTGCGGCGGGTCCCCCCGGAACCGGCGTCGTGCTCCTCGGCGACGGCGGCGTCGACGCGTTGCGGTACGTCGCCGAGCCGGAGCCACGCCTCGAACGCACGCCGCTGCTCCGCGCCGCGGGAGTGTTCGACGGGAGCCGCGAGCTCCTTCCGGGGCTCCGATTCGTCAGCGACCTCGACGCGGACGACGTCCCCGACCTCGTGTTCCCCGGAGCGGAGGGACTCGAGATCCACCGGGGCGGCAACGGCGGATTCGGGTCCGCCCCGGCATTCCGGGCGTTGCTTCCCGGAGACCGCGCCCGGGACCAGGGCACCCTGGTCCGCTTCTACCCCCTCCCCGATTTCGAGGACGTCGACGGCGATCGCCGCCTCGACCTGGTGCTCCGCGGGACGGGGCTCGACGGCCGTCCCAGCCTCCACGTCGCCCGCGGACTCGGGGAATGCCGATTCGGAAGCCTCGCGCCGATCGACCTCGCCGGCGCCCAGTTGCGACAGCCGGCGCCCCCGGCCACGCGGCCCCGCGACCGGAAGGAGGAGCGCCCGCGACCGGAGGGGCGGAACCTCGCCCACTTCGGCGACCTGGACGGGGACGGCCGCGCCGAGGTCGTGACCGCCGAGGCGATCGACACCGATCGGGGCGACCTGAAGCAGGCGAAGGAGCCCCGATTCCGTTACCGGATCCACCGTGTCCGCGACGGGAAGGTCGACGGGACTCCGGCGGCGGAGTTCACCGCCGCGGGATGGACGGGCGACGGGGAGGAATTCGGCGGCGGTCCCTCCTTCCGCGATCTCGACGGCGACTCCCGCAAGGACCTCGTCGCGGTGCGCCTGGACTTCTCGCTATTCCAGGCGGTGCGCGTGCTCACCTCCAAGCGGATCTCGATCGAGCTCGACTTCGGCGTTTGGAGCCAGGGTCCGGGACTCGCCTTCCGGGAGGTGAAGGGGCTCGATCTCTCCGAGAAGCTGACCTTCGACCTCAACGACCTGCGACTCGGACGGATCGCGCAGTTCGCGGGAGACTTCGACGGCGACGGGAGGATCGACTTCGTCCACCTCGGCCGGGGCTCGACGGTCACCGTCCATCGCGGAAGGGACGGAGCGACCTACCCCGCCCGTCCCGACGTCGAGATCCGACTCGACGGCCCGATCGAGGATCTCGCGCTCGTGCGCATCGCCGACCTCGACGGCGACGGCCGCGACGACCTCGCGGTCACGCGACTGCTCGAGGCGAGCGACGCCGTCGCTTCGACCCCCGCGCGGCTCGAGCTTCGATTGAGCGGAGGGGCGCGATGA
- a CDS encoding chloride channel protein has product MIRPRDLLRPLLWTRRRFRTDERGWSVALVVAAGGLGALAALAVRSGGLAIQSLAFSSADEPLAVARGLGLPMIVLAPAAGGLAAGLLAWYLRRGKAGGGEGTSEIMEAVSLKGTARLDLARSLKASFGSVLLNATGGSVGREGPIVQIAASAASRLGSALQVPVERRRVLIGCGVAAGMAAAYNAPIGAAMFVMEVVHGNFALEIFGPVVLAAVTSTMVSWGFFGSGPLYPVPAEHAPTLLSLPLFALLGALVAWAGLVLRGAIEASEKTFAKLRLPIWARMALGGAIVGLVAAWIPEVWGNGYDGVREVLSGSIAAKVLLPLALAKIIATAVSLGSGGSGGVFTPALLVGAASGALYGLGIDALFPGLAVSPVFWALGGMSAAIAATTFAPITALIIVFEMCQNYGAVMPLALVTTTATWVARQLRRDSIYTEALRRRGVDFDVAFEQMAIASLRAEDLVRTDPLTVRVDARLREVLDRFSQSRQTAIYVLGIDGRLVGAIDLRDAFQVAGEAALRESLVASDLVRDVARVTPRTPLDEVLRRFSQLELAQLPVVATDDPDQLVGTVARRDVVQALDREVLRRRMVLAQYLGARVPSPEVGSRRSGDLTIREIRPPEGWLGQTLQQADPYGRHGVFVLAIRKETADGPKEISPAPPDLRLEETDAVVLLGPAAALDRLAPEV; this is encoded by the coding sequence GTGATCCGTCCTCGCGACCTCCTGCGGCCGCTCCTGTGGACGCGGAGACGTTTCCGCACCGACGAGCGGGGCTGGTCGGTCGCGCTCGTCGTCGCGGCCGGGGGGCTCGGTGCCCTCGCGGCGCTCGCCGTGCGCTCGGGCGGACTCGCGATCCAGTCCTTGGCGTTCTCGAGCGCCGACGAGCCGCTCGCCGTCGCGCGCGGGCTGGGCCTTCCGATGATCGTGCTCGCCCCCGCCGCGGGGGGCCTCGCCGCGGGGCTGCTCGCCTGGTACCTGCGCCGCGGGAAGGCCGGCGGCGGCGAGGGGACCTCCGAGATCATGGAAGCGGTCTCGCTGAAGGGGACCGCGCGCCTGGACCTCGCGCGGTCGCTGAAGGCGTCGTTCGGATCGGTGCTGCTCAACGCCACCGGGGGCTCGGTGGGCCGCGAGGGGCCGATCGTCCAGATCGCCGCATCGGCCGCATCGCGGCTGGGGTCGGCCCTGCAGGTCCCCGTCGAGCGGAGGCGCGTGCTGATCGGGTGCGGCGTCGCCGCCGGGATGGCCGCCGCCTACAACGCGCCGATCGGCGCGGCCATGTTCGTCATGGAGGTGGTGCACGGGAACTTCGCCCTCGAGATCTTCGGGCCCGTCGTCCTCGCGGCGGTCACCTCGACGATGGTCTCGTGGGGGTTCTTCGGGTCGGGGCCGCTCTACCCCGTCCCCGCCGAGCACGCGCCGACGCTCCTCTCCCTCCCGCTGTTCGCCCTGCTCGGCGCGCTCGTCGCCTGGGCGGGACTCGTCTTGCGGGGCGCGATCGAGGCCTCCGAGAAGACGTTTGCGAAGCTCAGACTCCCGATCTGGGCGCGCATGGCCCTCGGCGGGGCGATCGTCGGGCTCGTCGCGGCCTGGATCCCCGAGGTCTGGGGGAACGGCTACGACGGGGTGCGGGAGGTCCTCAGCGGGAGCATCGCGGCCAAGGTCCTCCTGCCGCTCGCGCTCGCCAAGATCATCGCGACCGCCGTGTCGCTGGGATCGGGGGGCTCCGGGGGCGTCTTCACCCCGGCGTTGCTGGTCGGAGCGGCGAGCGGGGCGTTGTACGGACTCGGGATCGACGCCCTCTTCCCGGGGCTTGCCGTCTCCCCGGTCTTCTGGGCGCTGGGGGGCATGAGCGCGGCGATCGCCGCGACGACCTTCGCGCCGATCACCGCGCTGATCATCGTCTTCGAGATGTGCCAGAACTACGGGGCGGTGATGCCGCTGGCGCTCGTCACCACGACCGCGACCTGGGTCGCGCGGCAGCTGCGCAGGGACTCGATCTACACGGAAGCGCTCCGTCGACGCGGGGTCGATTTCGACGTGGCCTTCGAGCAGATGGCGATCGCGTCGCTGCGCGCGGAGGATCTCGTCCGGACCGACCCGCTCACCGTGCGGGTCGATGCGAGGCTGCGCGAGGTCCTCGACCGCTTCTCGCAAAGCCGCCAGACCGCAATCTACGTCCTCGGGATCGACGGGCGGCTCGTCGGCGCGATCGACCTGCGGGACGCCTTCCAGGTCGCCGGGGAAGCGGCGTTACGGGAGAGTCTCGTCGCCTCCGATCTCGTCCGGGACGTGGCGCGCGTCACGCCTCGGACCCCGCTCGACGAGGTGCTCCGGCGCTTCTCGCAGCTCGAGCTGGCGCAACTGCCGGTCGTCGCGACCGACGACCCCGATCAGCTCGTCGGCACGGTGGCCCGCCGGGACGTCGTGCAGGCCCTCGATCGCGAGGTCCTGCGACGGCGCATGGTCCTCGCGCAGTACCTCGGGGCGCGCGTCCCGTCTCCCGAGGTCGGGAGTCGTCGCTCGGGAGACCTGACGATCCGCGAGATCCGCCCGCCGGAGGGGTGGCTCGGTCAGACCCTGCAGCAGGCCGACCCGTACGGGCGCCACGGCGTCTTCGTGTTGGCGATCCGCAAGGAAACGGCCGACGGACCGAAGGAGATCTCCCCTGCGCCCCCCGACCTGCGGCTGGAAGAAACGGATGCGGTGGTGCTTCTCGGCCCGGCTGCGGCCCTCGACCGGCTAGCGCCGGAAGTTTGA